The region TCGGCGTACGTGTTCTTGGATTCCGTCAGTGAGGCCGTGACGGGATCCCAGTATTTCGAGGCCATCGGGTCCGCGGCGAGGGGATTGGTCTTGATCATTGGGGTATCCGGAGAAATTCACGGCAGCGCTCGAATACGCTGCGGGGAGTGATCTGCGTGAGGCACGCCAGGCCCCTGAAACAGTCGCCCGGCGTGGCGAGGTAGCACGGGCCGCAATGCATGTCGCGGCGCAGGGCGATCGCACGCGTTCCGATCGGCCCCCACTCGCGGGAGTCGATGACGGCCGAATGAATGGCCACGGTCGGCACGCCGAGCGCGGCCGCGAGGTGTTGTGGCCCGCTGTTGTTGCCGATGAACAGAGCGCAGCGCTGGAGCACCGCCGGCATCTCCGACAACTTCGTCTTTCCCACCAGCGACCAGACACGCTTCCGGTCGGTCACGCCGGCCAGGACTTCGCCGGCGAGGTCCACCTCGTCCGGTCCCCCGACGAGCACGACGTTCACGGGCAACGCACGCACCAGCAGGTCGACGAGCCGCGAGAAGTGTGCTGCGGGCCATTGGCGCATGGGGCTTCCGGCGGCGGGGTGAATGCACACGACCGGGCGGCGATAGATCTCTTCCGGGACGTTCGCGGGCAGTGGCCCAAGCGACGCCTCCCGAGGCATGAGGCTTCGATCGACCTCTCCGGCATTGGTGATGGCGGACACGAGATTGACCAGGTCTTCCGATACGTGGCTGTGCTTGTTGCGCGTGGCGAGGTCGCCCTCCCACTCCAGGGCGATGTCGAGCCAGGGGAATTCCCCCCGGTGGTCGAAACCCGCGAGCCAGACGGCCCCCGTGCATTGCAGCAGGTGGCGCGTGTCGGGATGCTTGCGCAGGTCGGCCGCCAGGTCGAACTGTCGCGCAACCAGTCGGGCCCGCAGTGCATCCAGCGCCTCGGGAGTGAGCGGGACCATTCCGCTGCCCGACCTCGCATGGAAAAACGAAAACTCGATCACTTCGCTCACGCCCTCGAGCGACCGCGCCAGCTGCGCGACCGCCGGAGCTACAAGCAGCGTGAGCGACGCTTCCGGAAATGCCGCATGCAGCTTGCGTATGGCCGGGATGGAGGTGATGAAGTCACCGATGTGGTCGAGCTTGACGACCAGAATTCTCCTGATGGCCGCGGCGTCGAAGAGCGGGCTGCCCGCGAATATCGTTCGAAGCGGCTCCGTGTCGATGAGGAAGTCGTCGGCGTCCGCAAGAAGGTTGGGATTGAAATACGGATCGCCATGGTCGAACGCGGCTGCCCATTGCTTCAGGAACGCGCTCCGGTCGTATACATCGGCGACCTGGGCGCGGCTCGCAAGCTCATGATGCCGGAGCTGCGCGAATGGCGTGTAGACGACGTTCAGGCCCGCCGCCTGGGCGCGCAGGCAGAAGTCGATGTCGTTGTTGATCACGCTGTGCGCCTCGTCGAAGCCCCCCAGGCGGTCGAACACCTCCGCCTTGACCATCATGCATGCGCCGGTAACCGCAGCGACATTGCGCAAGGTCAGGGATTGGCCAAAGTAGCCCGCATCGTCGGCTTCCGCAAACCTGAAGGCATGCCGCGCCACACCATGATTCGACAGGAACATCCCCGCGTGCTGGACCTTCCCGTCCGGATACAGCAGTCGAGCACCGACGACTCCGACCTGCGGGTTGCAAGCCTGCTCGAGCAACGCTTCCAGCCATCCGGGTTCGATGACCTCGATGTCGTCATTCAGGAAAAGCAGGTAGTCCCCCGACGCCTGCTTGCGCCCCAGGTTGTTGAGCCGCGACCAGTTGAAGTCTTCGTCGACGTGGACCACGCGATTCGCATTGGCCTTGAACCATCGTTTCCACTTCGCACTGGGGCCGCGGATGTTGTCGACAAGGATGATTTCAAAATCGGTGTAAGTCGACCGCTCCCGGATCGACCTCACGCAGGTCTCCACAAGGCCGCGCGCCGCGATGGTCGGGATGATGATGGAGACCTTTCCGACAACGGCCGCCGCCGGCTTGATGCGATAGCTTCCACGCACCAGGCCTTGCAGCACCTTTGCGCCCTCGCCCCGCCGGCGCATCGCGGACTGAAGGGCGGCACGCTCGGCCTGCGGGGTGTCCGCGGTACCCCCCAGCTGGGTCAGGAGTTGAGGCAGGTGGATGACGGCCTTCGCACGCTCCGTCATACGAAGCACCCGCTCGTAGTCAGAGGCGCACGCGTAGGCGCCGGGAGTTTGAAACTCTTCCTGCGCAAGCGGAGACGTCGCGACCCATCCCCTGCCCAGGTAGTTGGTGGACCAGGCGAGTTGGGGCGACCACCCGGGCTTGTGGAATGCTTGCCACTCACCCGAAAGCTCGTCCTGGCGACGTTCGTCCGCATAAATCACGGCCGGGCCACGATCGCCGGAGGCGAAGCGCAGAGCGAACCGGATGAAGGCATCACTGGCCCACACGTCGCCTGGCCGCAAGACGGCGACCAGGTCGGAGGCGCCTCGGGCCGCTTCGGGCCAGCCGGTTTCGCCAAGCGAGCGCACGGACAATCGCGCGGCCACCTCCCCCATCGCCTCCAGGCTGCGCTTCTTGAGCGAGGTCGCCTGGGCCCCCCGCAAGTCGTGCAGCACGATGACTTGCCAGTCGGCATACGTCTGAGCGCAGATGCTTTTCAAAGTTGCGGCCAGCGACTCGCCAGCTTCACCGAATTCGCGCACGGGCACGATCGCCAGGAAGCGCGGGGACTGCCTCCAGCTTTCCAGCAAATTGCGCAAGGTCTGGGTCTCGACGAACGGAATGCGGGTGCGCAGCGGCTGGCGCGCGTTGCCGGACTGGCGGTCGACGGCGACCGAGACCTCGACCGCTTGCGTGCGGCCTTCGGCATCGGTGGCGACGACCTTCAGCCGATGATCCCCGTTCCTCAGGACGCGCGCCGGCACCGCAAACGCAAAGCCGCTCAGCAGCGCGTTTGGCCAATCGGGGACGGCCTGCTCGATGTCCTGGCGCCGGATGCCGTGATATGCGTCGCCCAGGCGCTCGTCGTCGAAGTAGACCGTCACGCTGGCGATGGCAGCCTGGC is a window of Caenimonas aquaedulcis DNA encoding:
- a CDS encoding glycosyltransferase family 9 protein, translated to MSLDEVAPDSGQQRADRSQATLPLRVVIDAARFDQDGALNCLGWAVGSPEIIALTVMSRGQEIGRAKYGLKRPDVGERMARYPGAAVSGFSFVGSSPLLSDLRFITLQVLQRDGKQTNVLVPLAMQADSPVHVSRTASVARAVPDTPPQRPAAALRMHCDKVTIRADGSVGASGWALHKSGISSIEIFVGDAKVGEATAVLPRPDVADEYPEAAQGPNCGFEFRGAVGRPLEGPQHVSVRVRSNSGEEVTARRTVEVEATARPAAVAGASAIRLHLDAPESADGVVRGKVDDRLTVIGWAVGQAAIASVTVYFDDERLGDAYHGIRRQDIEQAVPDWPNALLSGFAFAVPARVLRNGDHRLKVVATDAEGRTQAVEVSVAVDRQSGNARQPLRTRIPFVETQTLRNLLESWRQSPRFLAIVPVREFGEAGESLAATLKSICAQTYADWQVIVLHDLRGAQATSLKKRSLEAMGEVAARLSVRSLGETGWPEAARGASDLVAVLRPGDVWASDAFIRFALRFASGDRGPAVIYADERRQDELSGEWQAFHKPGWSPQLAWSTNYLGRGWVATSPLAQEEFQTPGAYACASDYERVLRMTERAKAVIHLPQLLTQLGGTADTPQAERAALQSAMRRRGEGAKVLQGLVRGSYRIKPAAAVVGKVSIIIPTIAARGLVETCVRSIRERSTYTDFEIILVDNIRGPSAKWKRWFKANANRVVHVDEDFNWSRLNNLGRKQASGDYLLFLNDDIEVIEPGWLEALLEQACNPQVGVVGARLLYPDGKVQHAGMFLSNHGVARHAFRFAEADDAGYFGQSLTLRNVAAVTGACMMVKAEVFDRLGGFDEAHSVINNDIDFCLRAQAAGLNVVYTPFAQLRHHELASRAQVADVYDRSAFLKQWAAAFDHGDPYFNPNLLADADDFLIDTEPLRTIFAGSPLFDAAAIRRILVVKLDHIGDFITSIPAIRKLHAAFPEASLTLLVAPAVAQLARSLEGVSEVIEFSFFHARSGSGMVPLTPEALDALRARLVARQFDLAADLRKHPDTRHLLQCTGAVWLAGFDHRGEFPWLDIALEWEGDLATRNKHSHVSEDLVNLVSAITNAGEVDRSLMPREASLGPLPANVPEEIYRRPVVCIHPAAGSPMRQWPAAHFSRLVDLLVRALPVNVVLVGGPDEVDLAGEVLAGVTDRKRVWSLVGKTKLSEMPAVLQRCALFIGNNSGPQHLAAALGVPTVAIHSAVIDSREWGPIGTRAIALRRDMHCGPCYLATPGDCFRGLACLTQITPRSVFERCREFLRIPQ